A window of Liolophura sinensis isolate JHLJ2023 chromosome 4, CUHK_Ljap_v2, whole genome shotgun sequence genomic DNA:
TAAATATACCGCTATGTAGACACAGAGGTATAATGGAGTGTGGATTCGACCACTTGTAAGTATACCGCTATGTAGATACAGAGGTATAATGGAGTGTGGATCCGACTATTTGTAAATATACCGCTATGTAGATACAGAGGTATAATGGAGTGTGGACCCGACTACTTGTAAATATACCGCTATGTAGATGCAGAGGTGTAATGGAATGTGGATCCGACCACTTGTAAGTATACCTCTATGTAGATACAGAGGTATAATGGAGTGTGGATCCGACCACTTGTAAGTATACCGCTATTATGGacattcttatacatgtacatgcagttattGCGAATGTGGGCCCTGAATATATTATTATGCTTTTGTGATTGcaacatgttataaatgttccTGCATAAAATGGTAGTTATTTATTACCCGCTCTTAactaaaacatatatacaatctAAGCTAGAGTGATTACGATATATAGCCTATATTTTTTCaacgaatgcggtcgctgtgagttcaagtctagcttatgcTGGCGTCCTTGCGACGCActaaagcatatttcacttatacgacggcggccagcattacagtgggaagaaaccgggcaaaccacggaccatccacaggtagctggcagaccttcccacgtacggtccgTGAtttgcctgatttcctccaaccgtaattctgaccgacgtcgtataagtaaaatatgcttgagtgcggcgtaaaacgtcaatcaaaaaaataaatgtatttattcattgtaaATACCAGAGGCAAATGCAACCGATTTGACCATCTTATCAAGGTTGTGTTTTAATACTGGATCCAACCTCGTTTGAGAGTGTATTATCGTTACATGACACCAAATTACCACCCCCATTTGGTAACGCTCGGATTTAAAACGCCTGTTGTTTGGGTGATGCCGAAATAGCAATTATTCTACTCGTATGTAGTCCTGTACACTGAAGAATTTAATCTttgaatttgaacagaaagtctttgtctgagtgataccagaatgtattctgttattgcgaCACATTGTTCTGTTAAGTATAACCTATATATTCTTTAGCAAAAAGATTCaattaaactaacaggatattatgttgaatatgacagaatgatgtgttataataacagtatacattctagcatcactcagacaactgactttctggtaaatgaacagattaatatcttcagtgtacaatgtacatacttacataAGAGTACAATAATTGTAATTCCTGCATTACCCAGACCACTTTCTTAAGTGTAAGTGGTGGGATTACGAATAGCTGTATGCGTGAAGTTATGTGATGACTGGCGTTATTCAATCTCATGCCTCTATTTCTGGTTTCAAATAGCCTTATACAGACATGGTGTAATACGGGATATAAATAGAGATACTTTTTTAACACTATGCTTTCCGTTTAAAAGAAGCACAACTCAAGCTGCACGTACAACCTAGTTTCTGCTAACTCTCAGAACTCCCACTGAGGAACGACTTGAGATGATCTGGTAACTCGAGGAATATAAGCTAGTGCAGATGTCGTGAGGTCACGTCGATTTAACCTACATGTGCTCACGTCTTATAACGCACGTCATGAATACGAAATGACAGGAACAAGCTAAATGTCAAACATCTTCACTGAGTGTACGGAGAtctttcactcaaaaaattatctgttaaGTTCAACAGAAAGTTTGaaagctagaatgtattctgctattgcagcagattgttctgtaaaatataacacacatattctattaattcaatataAAGATTCTATTGGACTGACAGGAtgttttgttgaatatttatgtaataataacagaatacattctaccatcactctgATGGTTaaatctgttaaaatcaacggggggcctccgtggctcagtcggttagcgggctagcgcagcgtaatgacccaggagtctctcaccaatgcagtcgctgtgagttcaagtcaggcctcatgctggcttcctctccggccgtaagtgggaaggtctgccagcaacctgcggatggtcatgggtttccccccaggctgtgcccggtttccacccaccataatgctggtcgccgtcgtataagtgaaatattcttgagtacggcgtaaaacaccaatcaaaaataaaaataaaaaaaataaaatcaacggattaactttttgagtgtTTGTCATTACGGTGTACCAATAAATCTATTAAGCGGTTATCAGGCTGATATCTGGTGTATGTCTGGGAGGTGGGGTTGTGTCCTTCCGGGGTCGTGCTCATCTCACGTCTTTATTACGGGGATCGGATTACACTAAAAACTGATCTGTTTTTTAACAGAATGTATGTCGTATGAGTGGtggctagaatgtattctgttattataacgtaATACTGTCACATTCAACCTAAtgtctgttagtctaatagaatctttatattGAATTAACTgaatatgtgccgttacatttaacagaataatttgttgCGATAcagaatacaatgtacattctagcatcactcagacaagaggcttttatgtaaaattaacagatgaatCAATTGTACTGTCACTAATATagaatataaaagacaacagaatggacagcaaaaccagagcagcaacatGAAGACAACATTGGACTGGCTTATAGATCggcagcagaatcctggtttatgcaggaatacaatgcAAAGGACAACAGCATGGAAATAAAGCATAAATGTAAGCGTGATACTTGGCAACCCGTGAaatacacgtaaccggtgaaatacacgtaaccgatgaaatacacgtaaccgatgaaatacacgtaaccgatgaaatacacgtaaccggtgaaatacacgtaaccgatgaaatacacgtaaccgttgaaatacacgtaaccgatgaaatacacgtaaccggtgaataGACGTAAACGCTCAAATACAtacaaccggtgaaatacacgTAAGCGATGAaatacacgtaaccggtgaaatacataTAACCGATTAaatacacgtaaccggtgaaatacacgtaaccgatgaaatacacgtaaccggtgaaatacagcctctggtcaatttatctcagggttttattctaactgttcttgtaatGCTTAAACAGTAATAACTAATACGCCCCTTAGCACTATggccttaagcagaattaaggcAAAAAAGGACAGTGATGTCCATTCGTTCTTTTGGGCATGCCTTGAACAGGAAATGAACTTTGTATACacttaaaacattaatctgttaatttaaacactaaatctgttgtctgagtgatgctagaatgtattcccttattataacattatactgtgttatattcaacataatatcctgctaGTCTAATGGGAATCTTTATGTTggaattaaaaaatatgtgtgctatatttaacagaataatatgttgcaatagcagaatacattctagcatcactcagacaacatactttctctaaaattaacagattcatttttttcagtgtagtgacaacaGACAACAGCGGGAAACTGTGACCTAATAATGTCCAGGACGTGTCAAAGGTGTTGGGTTATATACATTGCATATATGAGCAGTTGCAAACAAAACCGCAACTGTAAGATACATATGTTTTGATTACAGACAACTTATGGAATTAGGTCTACCATCCGATACGATGTGAATACCGAAATTAATTCATTCGCCTGAGGCATTCCTTGGGGACCGCttccgtggcctaatggttacgAGGGTctgcctcgaagttgggagatcCCGAGATCAAACACCGGGTCGGAttataccaaaaactttaaagatggtacttgctgctgaaTTGCCTgggctcagcagtgagaggttacaGCGAGGGAACACgattggttggcccagtgtcagtataatgtgactgggtggggtgtcatgtctggtgtcttcggtatgatgtTTCAGTGGCTGCATCACTTcagtggcatggactcgccctccacaagaagacaacatatatgtacatacatctaattACTGATgactcatatgactgaaaaattgataagtacgacgttaaacccaagcaatCATTCATCCAATCCATCTTTCCATGACCTTGTCataatttcttacttcataCATACTTTCGTGGTTCTGTTGTGGTTGATGtggaacgttgttttggaaattggtcagCCCTTATTGACACTGAACGTCCGTATGGGAATGTCCGTTTCGACGCAGTTAGATCATCCATGTGCACCTATCAAGATCAACATAACAGAATGAATAAAAAAGCCTTCCTTGAAAACCTATTTCTGTTGCTTGGAAAATGTCATCTCCTCTTGTTTTgagtattttgtttacatttctgtGCACATGGTGCTCTTTGCTCATGCCTTTTTCTTAACAACTTTGGATAACGTTAAAGCTAGGATAAACATACATTCAAATTTAGACAGATCTTTCTAAACTGTTCGAAGGATGATAAATGTCTGATTAGTagtaatttttttgtatttttcagattttttattatcattaatcCCATGCGGGTGTGACCGAAAGCAGAATGGGCAGCCGGGCTAAGCCTCAGCAAGCCCGCCCCGGGGGGAAGCCTACCGGAAGTGGATTGAACGTGCAGCAGATTAAGGTCGTTTTACTGGGTGACCAAGGTGTTGGGAAGTCAAGTATAGCCCTTCGTTTCGTGCGAGGAGAGTTTCTGGAACACGGGGAAGCTACAATTGGTGGTAAATAAATTCCTCCTGTGGATTTTGCTCAAAACATAATGCATAGAACGTTGATCTTTCAAATAAATTGTTACCATTCAAGCATAAGTGAAAAAGCTTGATTGTAAAACTTGCTAAAAGTGCAAAAGCGTATATGTCGTGTGAAACAATTGTTTTCAGCATTGGTGTTTCCAAAGACGTCTATTTTAGATCCACTTCTTTTGCTGGAGAACTAGTAAAATGATCATGTATAGATTGCAGTTGGCCTATTATTGGCCTACTTTTGGCCAAAACTTCCAGAGACTAGCGTCTTCTTTTGGACTCTTCTATTTCCAAAGTATTCAGGCTAAATAATGTACACGTTCTATTTCTAGCTGCATTTTTGACGCAGACGACAAAACTGGAGAATCGCGTGATCAAGTTTGATATCTGGGACACAGCGGGTCAAGAGAGGTATCACAGCCTCGCTCCCATGTACTACAGAGGTGCACAGGCCGCTGTTGTCGTTTATGACGTCACCAGTGAGGTACCACACTTATtccattattttgaaatttatttttttgcggAATATTATCCTCTGCCTTGAACTGGTGTTCAGTTTTTATGCTCAATGCACTACATAGTTTTTACATAATTCATTTCTTTTCGGTAACTGAGGCCAGGGGCCAATTCCACTAAGCCATTtatgactttagtcaaaatttaaaatgcgaTCTTGAAGCTTATTATTCAGCTTTGAAAATTCAAATTTCCACCTTATCAATGTTACCTTCGgacaaatgtgtctaaatttcaactttcagtaccaaaatctgagcattgtgaagaggttttaaattttgacttaagtcacaaacggctttgtggaatcggccccagaaaTAGGCTAATGTTATGGACACTCTGTTCTTTAATGGATCGATCTGTGatctttgatttttgttttatccatTAAAGCTTCCATCCAACCACCATTACCTACTTTGTGCGCATGCGTCACCAGCTTATTTGCTATAAAAGCCTGTATGTGTCTTAGTCATCAGTTCCAGAATTATGGAGTATTTCCTCTTTTTCAGAATTCTTTTAAAAGAGCTTTATCCTGGATCAAGGAGCTTCAGCAGCAAGCTAACGCTCACATATTCGTGGTTTTGGCGGGAAATAAAGCTGACATGGCCACTGAGGAGAGGGCGGTACCAAACGAGGTAACACGTGTCAATCAAGTACCACCAAGCCACACCCATCGCCATGTGCAATGGGAAATCTGTAAAAGTTTTTGTTATAAATGACagcgctttatttatttatttatttattcataacgTTCATTCATCCTCTGAACTCAGTGACATTCTGTCCAAAAGGGGACTCTGTGGtcgaggggattagcacgccagcgctgTGCAATAACCCAGAAGCATAagttgccgtgagttcaagtccagctcatgctggcttcctttccggccgtacgtggaaaggtctgccagcagcctgcggatggtcgtgggtttcccccggttgctgcctggtttctttccagcataatgctggtcgccgtcgtataagtgaaatattcttgagtacgatgtaaaacaccaatcaaataaataaataaatagaagtcgCTTGAGCCTTGCCTGCAACACCAACGTTTATCTAACGCCACTTCTGTTGCTTCTGGTCTTAATAGTCAAAGTAGAAAATGGAGTTCTAGTTATTTGATAACTTAGATATTATTCCAATAAGACACACAAGCACTTGCGGTAATCGTTTATTTAGCCATTTAGGCCGTACAGCTCCTAACCCTTCTCTTACATTTTTACAGGACGCCCGAATCTTTGCGGAGGAGAACGATCTGTTTTTTGTAGAAACTTCCGCCAAAACAGGAATGGGGGTACCCGATGTATTTATGGCCGTGGGTGAGTATTCTTCAGTGGGAACGTTTCCCATCCCTACGTTTTCCCATAGTTCATTTCTACCTTGCAATGGCGATTCGTGGGCAAACTAGAAACGTTGTACTCATGCATTGCAAGTGAACAATGATCAGACCAGACTCGAGTCGCCATTACGTGGGAAAATGTACCCCATTCTTCTACATTTTCGTTCGTATTCGGACTATTTAACATgcaacatatacacatgttaaaTGATATAGATGGCGTAAATCAGATAAGTACTGGAATTCTAGGTCTACACTGAGACTGAGCTTGAGGCTCTGAGCTTCCCTGAGATTCTGAACTTGACACTCAGATGTGTGAATCTGAACCTGATATACAGATACTGTGGTTCGAAGCTTTGGAATTCGGGCGTACCATCCTACACCTAACCAGATCAGATATGTATTTCACTGTCTAACGTATTTTGTGCTGACTATAGATCGTGTATCATGATGCTGTAATAATATGAACCATGATGCAATAATAAATTGCTACTCTGTTGGAAAGGCGATGGTTGGCCACCAAATAAAATCTGGCCTAAGACCTAAGGCATGTTGCATGATTAGAATAGGCAATCTCGTCTTCTCATAATAAAAGGTTTGAACTACAGTCAACCTgtgaagggagataatccaaaTTCGACCACTTGACCTTCAGGTCACGGCGCATTCGCTGTGCGAGATCCGTATGCTTCCCTATTCCTATAGTTCTATGAAAAGACTTTGTTACACCTGCTggacatatatattttttttttacttttgacaCTGACATTTTAGAGAGAGTGAAATGTCATGTTTACAGTGTGTCTTTCCTTAACGACTGCacttgggaaagtctgtcagcaacctgcggatggccgtgggtttcccccgtgttcTGCTCGttttccttcctccataatgctggccgctgtggtatgtattaaataaataatgtgtattttcttttccaGCCGATTGCTTAGCAGGGCACTCGAAACGAAGCGGATCgcagcaacaacaacgttcCAATCAAAATGTCAGACTTCATGAGGCGGAAGATGGTGACAAGAAAAAAGGAGGCTGCTGTTAGCACTGAAATGTCCGCTAGACAATGATACTGTGCTGTTGAGACTCCCGAATATATCATATTtgatatgtattcatttattacaGAACTCCTCCCGATTGGCGAATGTGTCGAGAAATACTATTGGCTGTTCACCTGGTAATGAATCTGCTCTCCTACAGGAGTTTTCATTGGAAGATTATCGCTCAGCGAAAAATTAGTATTTCTTTTGTTGCGATGCATCATGCACCGTCAAATCATTGTATCCAGtgtgaaaataatggaaaagtGAATGTGACATAATTAGACTGCTGCAGTGGAGATTCGTACAATAACTTCGTCAAAGCGTTTTGTGCCTTTTAAGATGCGACAATGGggacttcttttttttcatgagaTTACTTTGGACATCAAATATTATTTAACTGCGCTGTGACGGCGGCTTTGTTGGAAAACAGAAGTTGTCCTGCTAAATCGAACAAGATTAAAACGTTTCAAGTGATGAAAGGAAAATGACTGTTGAAATCCATTGAATTGAAAATCCCGGAAActttggaaaagtaaaaaatccagcaaaaatatatatggaGACAGTACAATAGGCAtgataaaataattttcaaatcgATATGAATTGATATTTCAGAAAACGTCATAATATTTTTCTCTAAGAAGGCTGTGAATCCGTCCAGCCTTGTATATGCAAATTACTAGTATTACAACAGCGTATTTAccttttattgttatttaatgtTTGTGTGCCCATATTCTGTTCTGCAATTGTGCTACAActgtttgtccttttttctttttcgtttttaCCTTGTCTTGCAACTGATGTTGATGTTTTCAAGCCAGATCAAATCAGGCGGGAATGGTCAGTTTACTGTCCAATCAGGACCCTGGTAGCGGATGTTTGGTTATTGATAGTTGTACTTTGGGAAAACGTGATTGGTCACAGCATCTCATAATGTACATGACTTTGCGTGGCCCAGAAAGCCGCATGCGTCATGAATGACGTAGATGCTGACTGTAGATGCTGACAAATATCTGTGAGCTGAGATAAGACTTGTACTTTCATTCATATCAGTGAATGAATTCTTATCACGTCGACTGATGCATGTCCCATCATAATCGTATCTTCGTCTCTGAAGAAGTCTGTATGGTCTTGAGACTATAAATGCGATCATACCTAGGTTTTAACCCCAAAGTCAGTTGTATACATTTAATGCACAGTTATAAGGTCATACCAGTTTTCAATCTAAGAAAGTGAGTTTTATTTAACGTAACTTTGTTGAATGATTCCAATTCATTGATTTACACCTGGATAGCTAACCTTAATCAAAACGGACTATTTTTTGGACGGGTTACCTGTGGCTGTTTGACGCCTATTTGGTACCCAGGTAAGCTGTTTTACCTGGCTGCTTGCAAAAAGTTCCTTTACTTTTATAATCCTTAATTCGAATAGTATCCTTGCTAGGAACTGTATGGTAACCATCGGTGATGAAGGCATTTGTATACTATTTTGTTAACTAAATGTGCCATAGTTATATCCTGTAAAATGACTGTGTGCTGTTCAATCATGTAAACTAACGTGCTCATGCAGTTCAATATTCTGAACTAAATGTGTACAGTTCAATCCTGTAAACTAAACCGGTACATTTCAATCCTGTGAACTAATGTATCATCCTATCATCCTCCGTTTGTATACTAAACGTGTACAGGTCAGTCATCTGTAACAACCGTGTTGCAGTTCCATGTAAACGAAATGGTTACAGTGTTGAATCCTACAAAACTAAACGTGTACAGCTACATAACGTAAACTGAATCTTGTTATAGCTGAATGATGAGAACGAGCATGTACAGTTCAAACCTGTAAACCAATCGTGTAAAGGTCAATCTCTTGACCTTACAACGTGTTACAGCTCATTCCTTTGAACTTATAGCGTGTTACAGCTCAGTTCTGTAAAGTTAACGTGTACAACTCAACGCTGTAAACTGAACGTGTACAGCTCAGTTCTGTAAACACACATTTATCACATATCGTCCAGCATAAAAGTACATTAATTCTACAGAACGTGTGTCTATTTTCTGCTCCATCTTGATGATCTACAGAAATCATATTGACATTATTGGTATGTGCTCATGCTAAAGAGGTGTAGGCCTTCATATGGATTTCAAACGCTTtgggtacatatatattgtaggTATACAGCAATTTTTACACTACATTCTAATAATGCAAACATTTCCTATAGGCGATATTATACCAATTCCAACTGAATTAcaaagaggggggggggggggcaaaattGCATTTAGGCgaaaattatcgatatcgagaaatatttattgatatcgataattcatttttcgatatgaataaatgatttttcGATATCTATAAATGATTTATGGATGTCTATAAATAATTtgtcgatatcaataaatgatttattgataataaaaaaatcatttatcgaTGTTGATAATTCTCAATTAAATGTTAACTTAGCCCCTCACAGATCACTGTCCTGCTCTGATTGTGATGTCTGTTAAACTTGAAGTAATTGTCGAAGGTGTCAGGCATTCAGACTAGTAAACTGTCTATAACACTCAAGAGTTCTTGAATATTTTTTGGTGCCATTGTAACATGTTATGGTCGAATTAAGGGATGGCGATTTGCGATGGTGCGATTGTTTTAGGCAATACTATAACACCTTTGGGCTACGGTGCGGTGTGACAGAAATAGGCGATGATACAGTGGTATTGGGCGATGATGAGAAACTTGACGTATTCGAAAAATGTCACGACGGAATGGCGATATGGCACGTGTCAAATCGCGTGACCGTGTCATCAATCGCGTCATGACGCCATCGATCGTGTCATAGATCGTATGATGCACTGTGACGAAACGGTACCACGATAGGATGTTGCTATGGCAATTGTATGATGGCATGTGATACTATATCAGATCCCGGccatacacaaatataatgCTATGGCTTGAGTGTATTCATtgaatttggtgttttacgcggtaatcaagaatatttcccttattcgaccgcggccagcattatgttgggaggaaaccgggcagagcccaggaaaccccacgaccatccccaggtagATGGAAGTGCTTGATAGCCTATGATGTGTGAAACTTGTCCTTCTCTTGCATTGTGCCACTGTTTACTATTGCACCATCCTATGATCAGCTCCGTCAGCCTTGGACACTGAATATGTAGATCCCCCCACCTCACGTTCCTTTCTCACTCATACCAAAAACTGATAGGCagatacatgttaaaataaaggCTATTTGACCACTCTAGTATTGACATGTCAGATGTTTTCCATAAAACACCAAcgttttggagaaaacgttgaaattatttactgaaaacgtcaatgttataaaaagAATGCCTATGTTTTAACCAAATCTTGTGCGTGTGGAACCCCACCATATACACGTAACGTCTTTATGTATAAGACGCTtgcgttcaaataaaaacatcgAGGCGTTTGCACATcaatatgtgtgtttttataaatacatgtcatgcgTCGTTAATATTTGCATTGAGCTGCTctctatggaagccggatgcggCCATGCTGTCTTTCCCGGTTTTGCCCCAAACCAGTAACAGTGACATGTTACTGGTTTGGGGCAAAACCGGGAGAGACAGCATGGCCGCATCAGGCTTCCATATTTCTCATTGTTTGTGAGGCCGATTTTATAATCGCCCCAAGGAAAGCAAATTAAAATGACATGCAACAAATGACGACAGCCAatgaacatgtacaagtatttctaTAGTACCTTTCAGTTGAAGGGCAAAACTGTACAAGACAGGAATAAAGGTATCTGtgatatatctatacatgtacacgcacgCTAATCTGTGCAAGAAAGGGAAATAAAAGTATGTATATTTGATATGCCTTATAGGCcgttgtttgtatttttgttagattttttttatcttatttttgttttgcgctgtactcaagaatatttcacttatacgactgctatcagcattatggtgctacgaggaaaccggacacaatccgggggaaacgcacgagTATCCGTtagttactggaagaccttttcttgtaagtaaaagTTAATGTCTCGTTACAACTGACTGAAGCTCACCAAAGCGTGGCTAAGAGGTCGAAGGTCAGTAGTTTATAACCCGGGGATCTGGCCAGCTTCCCTCCACTCACATACCTGAAACCGTAAGCCATCGTGTACaggaaaaattcaaaataaaataaaatttaccaaTTTCGATTATTGtgcgtaaaaataaataaaggaaacaaaacataaaagtaaACAAAGCGGAAATAGaacgaaaacaacaacaacaaaaagaaaaaagagagtGGATAAAAAAGGAGATAAAAAGAAGTTATTAATTTGCATACATCCGCTCATCGTTGGTGTAAATCAAAATCAAGTTAATTAAGCAGAATTTCCCATTTTACTCATGTGCTCTGGGGCAGGTCTTAAGGTTCACTCCTTGGGCACGGATAGCACTGGTATGGTTGTGCGGAACGGTCAGTAAACAGTCGTTCTTTGTCTCTGTTGTTCAGCTTGAGCATCCGGAAATGATGAATGGATAATCAGCGGCCACATTTGTGCTTATAGACACATCACAGATTTAACTGCGATACATATCCGGATAACATCGTGACCATAGTTACGGTTATTTCATGTCAGTTGGCGGTAGCAAATTTCTGCTCTAACTAATGGCAAGTTTAGAAGtatcttttgtgttttaaatgagTAAGTCACACACACAGTTTCAAAGATTTCAGTATGGTGCATATTACATTATACTGTATGtaagtatgcttggggtttaaggtcgtacaaTTTTTCGGTCGTATCGTTAagaagtcattatgtgtgtgtacatatactgtgtcttcttgtggcagggcgtgtccaagccgccaaagtgctgccgccactgaggtatcatgccgaagacaccaggcatgacacctccacactgtcacattataatgacaccgggCCCACCCATtcggtttccttgctctaacctctcagtgctgtacgccaagcgaggcagcacagacctttggtatgacccaacccgagTTTAACcccgggtctcccaacttctAATGAGACGCTGTAACCATCAGGCCACCGATACGGTCGAAATTAAATTGAACGTGGTCACTAAAAACCCACAGTAAATTCAACTGAATGTGGTTATTAAAGCCTACCATAAAATTCAACTGAATGTGGGGATTAAAACTCAAAGTAAAATTCTAACGAATGTGATTATTAAAACCCACCGTAAAATTCAAACGAATGTGGTTATTAGAACCCACCGTAAAATTCAAATGAGTGAGGTTATTAAAACCCACCGTAACATTTAACTGAAATGTGGTCATTAAAACCCACCATACAGAAGTAGAATTCATTTGAATGTGGTGTGTTATCCCACAGAACGAGTCCTGCCGCATACATTCCTTTTCTGCGTCCGGTAAGTCATATCGGTTCCGTTATACTTAGCGTGCAATCTCCCTAGCCCCTGTAGTTCAACAAGTCTGTGTTTACTTTTTACGAGAAATCTGATTTCCAAGAATTAAAACATGCTTGAGGCGTGGGTTTATCGAACTGAGGCTTACAACTAAACAATATCATATATATACGCACGCGTATTTCTACCAGGTGAATTAACACAAGAGTTTTAGATATCCTAAGGAGGGCACCATTTTGCGAATTTGAGGACAGGGAAAATATCACTCTGGAAAGTATTgcactaagaaagtataacagTAGGAAAGCCACGCACTGAAAAAGTATAGCACTAGAAAAGTATTGCATGCGGAAAGGATCACACCGGGAAAGAATCGCACTGGGAAAGTCACGTACCGGGAAAGAATCGCACTGGGAAAGTCACGTACCGGGAAAGAATCGCACTGGGAAAGTCACGCACGGGAAAGTATTGCACTGGAAAGTATTACTCCAGGAAAGGATCACACTGGGAAAGCCATGCACTGAAAAAGTATCACACTAGGAAAGTATTGCACTGGGAAAGCATCAAACCGAGAAAGGATCACACTTGAATATAATCGCACTGGGAAAGTATCGCACTGGGTAGGTATCGC
This region includes:
- the LOC135464725 gene encoding ras-related protein Rab-5B-like, which produces MGSRAKPQQARPGGKPTGSGLNVQQIKVVLLGDQGVGKSSIALRFVRGEFLEHGEATIGAAFLTQTTKLENRVIKFDIWDTAGQERYHSLAPMYYRGAQAAVVVYDVTSENSFKRALSWIKELQQQANAHIFVVLAGNKADMATEERAVPNEDARIFAEENDLFFVETSAKTGMGVPDVFMAVADCLAGHSKRSGSQQQQRSNQNVRLHEAEDGDKKKGGCC